The genomic window cgttacagctcaacCGAGGAGGACACCTTTAATGCTTACATCTCGCACTGTAAGGAGTTTCTTGTCCATAagcagatgcacgcttccttctgcccAGGGAGATGGTCAgctgttttcaaatgtatttttttggggctttgagcaccacaagcagtgtcatctagttccattatactagagagaaggcagacatctctgcggctgatatctccaacactcaacaactcacaccaaaacggTCTAAATTGATTGATAGCTCTACAggtcagaggaaaaatatgcctttttgattttggggtgaactgtccctttaagtgaatTGCCAAATGTTTGCCCATGACTGCTTTACAAATGCAAAATTATGTCTTCATTTCATGTCATAAAATCAATACCTAAAAGCTTTTTTGGCTGTTGATCAGACTAATTAAGCATCATTTCCAGTTAAATTAATGATTGGCCTTAGTTTCTTTGTAACTTTTGCCGTTTATGGACTAAAaatcacagtaaaaatacttgaCATCATGGACCCATAAACCTTACTGGATTAAGTAAAATAGAGTGATTTCTGCTAAATTGGTCAGCAAAGATACCATCTAAATGATTTCGTCAGCATGGAGtcaaagagaaaatgttttaaaaaaaactgcacttGGAAGCAGTATGTGAGAAAATGTGTGAACGGTCTTAATTGCTAGTGTTTCAGTCCGATGCATCGTGCACCTCTGTTGTGACAGAAATCTACTGTTAAAACACTGCTgatgtgtttcctgctgtatgTTGATATCGGCCATGCAATGGCTACAACACAACCTCATTCACGATATATTTCACTTGTGAAGCTGTGGAATGCAGTCATGATGTGCTATGAGTCTACTGTGAGTGGACAAGTTCACTGCGGGCTGATTGTTAATGAATAGTGCAAGACACTGATGTGCATGGACTCCCTCTTGTTTGTTCTTCCTGTTACTATTTATTGAATGGTCTTTATTGTTGGAAACAAATgtatgtcatgttttatttcaggatgtcGACAAATGACGCTGCCTGAAAGGAGAACTGATAAATAATATATGCAAACACATCGTTAAGAGGTATTTATTTCAATCAGTAATCAGATTTGTTATAAATTAACCATAGTATTGTACATGAAATGCAAAGTGCTTTCACCTTGTCAGGATGTTAGCGGTTTTGATCTCTGCTGCACTACAACCTACATTATCATAACTGTGGCTCTTCTCCTGGTATGGATGATGGTGAGCACAGATTGGGAGTTACAGGTTAAACAGTTAAACGTGGAGCAGGAAGGATAAGAGAACGTTTATTCTGCATACTATTATTGATACACCCTCCGTTTCATCATCAGTTCTTAATGGAAGAAATCTTCTAAAGGCTTATCTACAAACAGCAGGGCAGACATTACTATTGGTTTAGCATTAGATGGGATTAATTCAGGGATATCTGTGGTAGATCTTTTTAGTAAACGTGCACCATTCCATACAGGAAAGTCCAGAACAGGACATAAGTGAAAAGACCTCCGACGAGGCCCCCGGTGAAGAGCAGCCGCCGCGATTTGAAGCATTTGTTCCACCGCCGCCCGGCCTTGAGAATGAGCAGCAGAGAAAGGAGGAAAGAGGCtaggaaataaaaaatgaagccgTACAGTCCAGTCAGCCCGAGGATGCCAGCCGTTGCTCCAGAGAGGGCAGATACAGAGGTGCGGCAGTAGTCCAGCACTGCGGCGTTTCCCCTCACAGCTACTTCACTGATGAACTGTGGTCCCTCACGCTTGGCTACGACTCCTGCCATCTTGGCTCTGGTCAGCTGTCACAGGAAGGTGCTCCTGTTTCAGGAAAGATTTGGGCACAGAGAGAGGAACATTTAATCGAATGACCCAAACCCTGAACAcaaatacagttttaaaaacatcttttgtAGCTCCACTACATGTATTTCACTGATAGGGAAACTAGTTACTTTGCAGCTCAAGACTGTATATACCAAATCTATAAGATaatcaaatatataaataaaaaaatgaataaataaataaggaaataaataaatactaaaataaatataaatgcgAAATAAATACCgaaaaatacataaatgcaGAGGTTAGGACTACCCAACTCattaacatacaaacacataaatacagaaataaataaatgtagttgtacaaaaaatagaaataatgtTAAttctcaacattttttttcagatttatttcaacatctatgtattttttctttaatctatgcatttatttctgtaatttttttagcatttatttattctgttattTTCTTTCgaatttatttctgtattcaaaaatgtatttgcacatttatttattcctgtgttTATTCATACATTTACTTATTTTCCTATTTATTTCCGTATTTATTCCctttacacatttatttattaacttgCTTTTTTTAACCCaatattatacatttatttatctttttatttattcacttattGATACTTGTGTCATTTGTCATCCTCCATAACAGACtgaacttattttatttttttaattctgtgcCATGCCCaccattttacaaaaaaaaaaaaaaaatcatcttatggcatacatacacaaaagaaaacagtaaaaaccaAAGAgcacaaataacaaaaataaatcactatATTATATTCTTTCAAATAACATTTGAAAGAAGTTTCTAATGAACTGTAGACTGAAAAGAAAAGGTACAAACCTGCAGTTTATCCTAATAAAGAgcttttttcctcatttcccAGAATTTCTCCAAGTAACCAGCGAATTAAATTTTCCATATTTAAACAGCCAATTCGATCTTTGTGCATCATCCATAAAGTTTTTATCTTACTCAACAAAGTACTGTGCAGTTCCAAGtaaacagaacaataaaaaagAGACATTCAATTTCTAAATCAGTCTGTACACTAAACATTGAACAAATAAAGTTGAAACCGACTCTGCCTCAACCAACATAACACTGACAGAAGCCATCCTGCTGCATAATGACtacttttgatttttaaattatttttatatatatatgacaataACACCTCATTATTATGCTGGCCTTTTACCTGGAGTATTTGATCTTAATAGAGCTACAACAATAAGtcaattatttgattatttgatTAAGAGAAATATAATCGGCAACTActgctgtaattgattaatctTTAAGGTCACTTTTCAAGCAACAACAATAccaaaaatatgatatattCAGGTTCTCAAATGAGAGGGTTTGCTTCATTTCTTTATCTCACATTAtagtaaatttaatatatttggatttgaaaatgttggtcagacaaaataagacatttgaTGAAGTCACTGTAAGATACTGTGACAGACGTCTCTTACTGCTTTCTAATGTTTTGTGGACCAAACGATTAATCGATTAGCAACATGTTCCTAAAACATGTGACCCAGTATCAGTATCAGACACCCTTATAAATCGATTAGTTTTCTAAGTCGTTGGGTCGTTAGGGTTACGGGTTTAGGGGCCGGATCACGGAACCTATCTTATGGGTCACAAAATTCGGTGTAACACCACAAAGCAAGGTCATTTACATCAGAGAAGCTCTTGTAAAACCTAATGTACAGGCCTTACAGATATCAGTAGGTTGATGTAATGCATTcattggacattttaacatattAACCACCATTAGAAAGTATTTAACACGAATCGACAGAGGTCTGACTACGTTAAAACCCCCTGGTATGAgtgacaaagacaaaaagaaaagctgTCAGTCAGCGTTAGTcgatgttagcttagcttagcttagctacTGACCACAATAAATCAAAGTAGCTAATACCGGAATTCAAAGCCCTGTTCTGGTGACATAATCTGGCAGATAAAAGACCAGAAAAGGACAAAACAGATGAGACTGCTCCCAAATTATTACACTAAACCCATCACTGTGCGACCCAACGTAACCTAGCTGAAGTTGCTAACAGGATAGCACTGTTAGCTCTCCCGGTAACTGATGACAGATTCTCACCGGAAATGATCGCAGGGACTCGTCGGCTCCTCACAGCGCGATTACTAACACATACTCTGTCAGAGTAACTTGTCAGACTAAGATCTCAGATTATTTTTCAATGAATGTCATCTGATGTGACACGGAAACAGCACATTCATTCTCGTGTGGATAGCACTCCTAGGCAAGAGTCGGCCATATTCCTTCGCAGTGCATTGTGGTGGTGCGTTCACTGCGCATTAAAGAGTGGgaaattctttattttattataattgGGGAAAAACGTTCAAGcttaatcagtgtgtgtgttgttgggtGAACATATGAGGCATtgtatcagaatcagaaaaaatatttattaggCAAGGTATATTTTCAGTCACAAAGACTTTGCCTTTGAGTTTGGTGTATACAGTATACATATTCAGacgaaataaaaaataaaggccAAACTGCACAAGCAAAGGACATAATATATAATAGAAATACTACAGTTAAATAAGtataagataatagaaaaatagctACTATGACCCTACTATGACCTACGGAAGCTGAAATGGTAAAATTACGATTTCCTACTTCAAAGTGAACGCAGCAGAGTAGACTTTACCCTATTGTCAAAGCAGTCTCATTAGTAGCAATGTCTGCATATATTCTGGGTGTAGACGTGGGTACCACTTCGGTAAAAGCCGTTTTATTAGAAACTGGCTCCAGGTTGGTGGCTGCCACTCAGGCTTTGCCGACTACGTCTGATATAATCGACCACAGCGGATTAAAGGTGAGTGCGTTCGTGTACCGCACAACTTTACTACGAACCTCAGCAATaacaacactgctgtgtgtgtgtatgtcccgCATGTGACTCGTGTGTAACCTGGCTACAAACGTGTTTATACCGAGCAGGCGAAAGAGCAGGACACCGGCCGGATCATCGACACTCTGAACCGGTGCATGGGCCTGCTGCCCAGAGACAAGCTGCAGCATGTGAGAAGCATCGGGGTATCCGGACAGATGCACGGGGTTTTATTCTGGAAAGCAAAGAGCGGTAAGGCTTTTGGTTGCACGCACCCTGTTGCATTTCATAACATGTGGTGAGTTGTGAAGCAAGGGCTGGACGAGCAATGATACATGAAGTTTGAGCGGCAAAAACACTGATGTCTTCATTCAGTgagcgcgtttacatgcacactaataaaccgatcattatctgatttctggagttacctgattattcaagtggtcatgtaaacagcataatctGATAGGttttatcagataaaagccattatctgattatgagaaatcagataaacatATCTAGCTTTTCccccaatagtcagattattcggtgcatgtataccctttaatctggtttctttcgggttttgctattttatactcccactccactacattttagagggaaatattgtactttctactccactacgttaatctgacagcttttgttgcctttcagataaagattttacataaaataatatatttttatattctcagtgtttaaattgtcacttttattttatcttacttttatgttatgcactttgtgtgacaagtttatatacaacacacttgtatattgcactttgcagtacttttactccaaatctacccaaagtatgtaaaattggcttcacattgataaactacacattagaatgctctcacatgtatttgttaatgataaaaacaaacagtactgtaagaatataagctgtcagcatgatgagtgctttattttgcaaatatatgacttgcgtacttttcgaggtttttcaaggatatgagtacctactgtaacaggaagtttgagttttatgtcatgtacttggggagaaatccaactgaaggactgaatcatgtaaaccaggtttttctgattatcagattattgaagtgcaCGTAAACGCGTCAAAtcggattattaccattacctgtTTATTCCCAGTGATTATTGTGCGCATGTAACCGTGCTCATTGATTCAAATGAAGAGTGAAAAACATCAGTGAGGGAATACAGTGGCGTCTCCAAGGGGGGCCAGGGGAGGCTACAGCCCACCTGAtatagggtgctttcacacttggtccttttcagccttCTAAGTGGACTCAGAGTGGTGGCTCAGCATTTTTTGTGCaaatgtgaacactccaagagaactcagaccagagggctgaaaaggaccaagtgcgACAATACCCTAAGTGTTTCACGTCATGCTTCACGTCCACGGTGTGGTTCACTAAGggtattttcacatttagtCCTTCTTAAATGAACCAAACTCAGACCACCTCCTGAGGTGGTCctttagggtgttttcacacttggtccttttctgCCTTCTAAGTGGACTCAGAGTGGTGGCTCAGCATTTTTTGTGCAAAcgtgaacactccaagagaactcagacctcTCGTGTTCGTTGTTTTGTGTTCGTTGTATTATGTTGTATTGTAGCCCTCCAGGCTTGCCGCCGACAGATCACACGCTATTTCAGTGGGACGCATAATAAACACAATGGAACCAGGGAGAACTGCAAATTAACTGACAATGTGAACGAAAAAAAGAACTAAGTCCCCTTTCTTTTGTTCTActttttggtccactttaagaAGACTGAGTTCGGCTCATTtaaaaaggaccaagtgtgaaaactaAATCGCTTGCCTGCTCTCTTGAGTCGCATATGCACAGGCCCAATCATATGTAAGGCAGTTACCTGCTTAAGCCAGTAGGAGTTGCTGTTGCGCTGTCTATTTCGCAGCAAATGTAGCAGTTCACACTGTTTGTCCCTTGCAGGACGCCATAGCTTTGAGATTTGCTCTGTTTAGGACGCCGTGTTCTTCAAAGTTAATTATCTCTTTCCCTGTAACGTGAGTAAtagcagagatattggataaagcgagataccccactcagctcacttcctgattcagtgacgtcagcgccacgcccccgtaggagacttgcggcagctctgaatgtattgtcgtcaatgaggaaaatgaacgtgatcacaatttatggtcaattctttcgccctgtagtcactaaaataaatattgggttcgttttccacaagccacacatcttaccaacattctgacactaaagctgcatttttcatccgcacagatcaagagaaagttaactttgtttgagccctgtccatctcagaaaacaagttctcgcgagatcttgtgatcttgataaacaggcggtaaaatcacagttagcttacaaacagttacAAGCaggttgagggagaacaggctctgattggagggagagctaaccacgcccacttaggagacaggaagagtaaccgttttcttcacattggataagcctacggtggggtatctcctttatccaatatctctggtgaTAGCGTTCTGCTTTGTATAACTCATTCTGTTTATTAGGTCATTGTTGGTGTTAATTAACACTCCAGGCTCCATTTGACCAGGGGTCTGACTATAAATTAAccgtgttttttttactgtttgatgGTGTTATTGCGGTGAGGCTATGAGTGTAGCTAGCATGCTGTAAATGAGTAGACAATTGATACTGTGTAAGCTGGCGGGATGGGGCATTAGCTTTTCTGTTAACTGTTAAGTCTACTTGagaatttatattttatgttggtaatttattcatttcagaGAGCCATATTTAGTTTAACTTGACagttatgtttattttaatttatgtatttttttttaatgtcaattATTGTTTGAGTAAgagatttatttctttaaaaaaaagttaattgtCTCTTGCTCTGTAAGGTAGAGGGATGGGatgccagcagcagagaagtTACTGAATGTTACcgagaaataaaaccacagtCAATGTCTCAGCCACAATCCCGAACCCTGTGTCTGGtgcctcctgtctctctctctctgcatgtcactctaaagaaaaaaaatcacagcaaaAAATGTTCTTTATAATGGAGATGtacataaagtaagaaaattaaaaaatggaggtggggcttttacttaccacaactgcagaggctaccagctccATTTGAAACAGATTACATTATAAACGggccgttatttattattccttctgtggttttttatttttactttcaaCTGCTCCTTTTTGCCTTGATTAAGTTAATGCGTCGCGCCgccatttcaaactcaacacctCCTATATCtgtataaaattaaaagccccttataacctcggctgagagaatcccttcttTTGtctaaaaaaacttttattgtgaaacatttgcaggaacttgtggaGGATTCGGTGACTTCTATGTTTGTGtacagtacttcaaatgtagctcctgacaTCTGGTGGTGTTTTTTACGTTACTACAACAActtttcggctggcacatgaacagacacagtgactgaaataataataacgttgtgaaagacgaccagggataattggtgtgtaccatcgtgtagtgtatCACGTCTGTTGGCCAAGTCACAGCACGATTTTGTGAATCCACAATCgcctaatgtgacatagtgactgttggAACGGgcagaaatgttgtgtagtgtgtaccaggcattaCACATCGATGTTAATAAGATGAAGATACAGGACCCCAAGGTGGCACCTATTCATTCCAGTGGAGTTGCTTGCCTGGCAGATATGCACAAAAAAGTTTCTAGTTTCCGGGTTTACTTCAGCagtatgcagcccactgaaaATGCACCATatgccccatttccaccaaacactttcggtatggtttagtgttgctgtagcccacagtaACAACGCTCCACAATGCTTTTTCCCcctctgagtgaggattagaatatatgcagttcacataaagCAGTCACAATGAattaatatacatatatttttaaacacttgaagatcccctcgttactaaaagtgtctgtcattCAAGAGTGACAAAAacctaaagtaatggtcaaagttgtcattgAAATTTAAAGTGTGTTGACACAGTTTGAGTCCTGAAATCAGGAGGTTTTCAAATTACTCCTCTTTTAATCAGAAACTAGGGTCCATTGTACCTCTCTCGTAActctgctgccctctgctggttGCTCCTGGGAGTCAGATCTAACTTATTTAACCTGCTGTATTTTCCCACGTCTCTTGACCCCTGCAGGCTGTGATTGGTCCAAGAGGGATTTCTTCACAGCCAGAGACACCAGTCAGCTCATCACTTGGCAGGATGGCCGCTGCAGCAGTGACTTCCTGTCCTCACTTGCAAAACCAGACTCACACCTTAGTGTAGCCACAGGTTTTGGCTGTGTGACAATTCTCTGGTTCATGAGACACAGGTAAGCAGCATGCACTTTTTTTAATCCCATGAACTGCAGCACTTGGTTTTGTGATATGAAAGTGAACCTACTGTATGTGGTTTCAGGCCGGAGTTCCTTGAGGAGTACACAGCTGCAGGAACCATCCAGGACTATGTGGTGTCCATGCTGTGCGGTTTGGACGGGTGCGTGATGACGCCCCAGAATGCAGCCAGCTGGGGTTTCTTCAACACCTCCACCAACCAGTGGAATATAGACATGTATGTAAAGTGCAGAATTTCCTGTTCAGTTCAAATACCAATAGCATGTTTTCCTAACCTACATAACAAGCAACTGTCTGTGTGCATGCTCCAGTCTGAAGGGTGCCGGCTTCCCTTTGCACCTACTTCCTCGGTGTGTGCCGTCTGGTGGCTTGGCAGGACAGACATGCTCCGACTGGCATGGTATCCCTGCTGGTACGCCAGTGGGTGCCGCCTTGGGAGACTTCCAGTGCTCTGTCTACTCCTGCATGAGTGCACGAACAGATGCAGGTGAAACAGGACGTCCAATCATTTCTTTTCAGGGCCAGGATCACTTAGTGTAGTGATTGACGTACTCTAAGACTGTTTATGGACTTCAAATGAAAGAATCCATTCCAGCAGTACCATGACTAATGCATCCATTAGATTTCGTCTACTATACAATACTGATAATGCTTCAGTTTACTGTAGTTAAAAGGagacttctgtttttttcaacccaGATTctgttttccatgtttttgtgtcttaagtgattaatgggaacaacaattttttttaactggtaCGGTATTGAGGGAAGGCTACATCCCCAACAAATCTGCTGAGGACGCTAAGGGACATGCTGCTCCACTGACCTCGTCCCACTGGTGATGTATTCTATTGTGGTACGCACCTCACTGGACAATCGCCCTGCTAGTTTGGCGGTCACTGGTTTTCtgctggctgttgaaacaggacAGGCTGAACTATCAACCAAAATCTATTTCTAAAAAAATTTGAAGTGAGAAATTTTGACAGGTTGGTCCAAGTTTCATGAGCCAGGCGCATCACACAGGACTGACTCATTTGTATAAAGCTGAGTGTCTTTAATGCAAAAACAGACCATGAATGCACCACAAACTCTCTGCAACACTCTCACCATGCACTGCAAGACTGCTTGTCCTGCTCTTTGTGGGAAATAATGTCTTTGTCGGACACTTATAATatcaatctgagcctgtcagtgccgaaaacaagcacaagcacaacaaacaaaccagagctggtgattgttgaaacagtggaaATAAGAACCaagactgttttgtttttttagggcTGTCCAAATTAGCATTTTCAGGTCTTCAAAGCTTCGGTTAGAGAGAttcctggcgactaatttccctggcgactaaacaaaaattttaattaagactagtcgactagtctaaaaaaaaaggaaaacactcaTTTTATGGTGAATGTGCTCCAGCTTGGAGGTCATCATTTTGCGTGGAAGCATATCTTGTGAGGTCATAATCGTGATGAGTGGCGTTATCTTCTCAGACCGGGCGGGATCACAGCGTCTCCGAGTGAACAATGTCAGATTGGTCTGAGTGtggctagcagcagcagcagccatcgTTCCACGGAGGTTAACATCCAAATGCTTGAGTTGAGTTGAATGTAGTTGTGAGCCAGttttttctgacacagcctACATGCTACCTTGTTTTAATTTTCTAGATCAAAGCACTGCCAAACCGCGCTGGTTTTGCGATAGGACGTCTCTCCAAATTCTcactgtgctgttttaaaacttcagtctactcgagcattaccgcagggagggggactgctgtctaaCTGCTCTGTAGCCCCCACTAGTGGGgggcggctgcatgacagttaggaggccttgtacatgaataaaatacTAATTGATTTaaccgactaatatttctggtgccgactagcgaAGGGGAGGACGCGATTAATCGCGCGCATCCCTAGCTTCCGTGAGAATTACCTGCAAATATACGAAGCTTCGCTAGGGGGGTCGGGGCTAGCATCCTAGCATACTTTCCTCAATCTAATGGTAGTTATTTATATTCTCTGCTAGTACTGTAATTATGAGTCTAATGAGATACGAGGGCAAAAATCGGAtctcaaagtttttcctttgTGTTGAAGCAAAAACGGCGACAAAATGTGCAGTAATTGCATCAATTAAATTAAAGCCACATCCTGTAAAAACAAATTTGCTCCTACGTAGAcccataaaaaaatgaatagatttttaaaaagtatctATTTTATGCCACTGTTGATTAGTATTTCTCATTTCATAGGCTATTTGGGATTTTGGGGGTAATTCATatacaataattaaaaaacggaaccaaaaaaaagaacaaccaAGTATTCAAATACTAATTTGGACGTTGATTACCATGACAGTGGTACAAGCTTTGAAGCTCTGAAGCACTCAGGTCAGCTTAAGTTTATGTCATCTTTGAATGAAGTATGTTAATGTGGATAAAATTACTGTCCGTTTAAACAGAGTCTGGTTGGTTTGACGATAGCGATTTCCAGCTGTTTGCGTTTTAAGGATTCCACGTGAGGGATCTTTTCCatcatgttgtcagacacttagaataacaaccTGAGCCTTTAGTGGAAGTAAACCGACGATGGGAACATGCCCTAAGGGGTTTACATTGCAGTCTGTTCtgtggctgctggctgcagcactctcgctcaatactggaccaaattcAAAGAGTGTTGTtgtcattagtcacttagacacaaaaacgtaCTTTTAGCTTCCCTTTAAAAACGGCAAAGAGAACAATAGCAAAACATAAGAATGTCTTAACATACTGAATTAAAAACACTAGACAAAAGACTAAATTAAAAGTCAGCAGCAGTAAATACCCTTATCTTAGTTTGCACACATAGAAATCGCATTATGTATCAGATGTAATTCTTCCATCAGTGTCTCTTGCATGACTTGTTTGGAGATGTTGGTTCACGTGCCTTCAGGTGACAGTTTCTCCTAATttcacagttctcaacattagCACCTCGGCCCAGCTGACCTTCGCCATGCCAGGTGACTTCAAACCTCCAGACTCTCCTCAGCCTGCCTGCTCCATCTCCTACTTCCCCTACTACGATTCGTACTTGGCGGTGGCGGCTTCGCTGAACGGAGGGAATGTTCTGGCCACTTTTGTGGGGATGCTCACTGCATGGATGAAAGAGCTGGGTATGTACATGGTAGTCAAATATCACAACTGTTGTATGGGTTGCCataaagtgttgtgcttttcacATTTCCCTCAAGATGAATTCTACCTATCTATCTTAGACTTTGTGTTAAGTGCTCGATTAAAGATTCAATATTTCTTGCCACAGCAAGAGCTGACTTGAATTTGTCTTGATTGGTTCAACAACAACAAGGCATATAATCACATCGTACAAACAACAAGGAGTGTCCACAAAAACGTACTGTTGCAATTACAATACAGTAATACAATAATCTAAGTATGCAAAAATGCTGACGTTAACATTTGGCTCAAAGCAgtgttgtgtctaagtacaacCTCAGAGAGCTGCTCGCGTGCCTGTAGACTCCTaggctgtgttcacaccgcAGGCCTCAGTGCTCAAGTCGGATCTATTGTTCAGATCTGTCCACATCATTTCATAAATGTGGCCCCATCAGATTTCAGTGTAGACTGGTCACGGTCCTGAACTGACCTCTATGTACAAAACAGCAATAACAAAGACGTCACATGGAGCACGCTGTCGTAGAGAGGTAAACATGGATGCCACTCAGCGTTCACAGTTTCATTTCTAAGCTGATGTGCAGTGGAAACCAGTGAATCTGTTAGCAGACAGTAACAAGGACGAGGAGAAAGAGAGCCAAATTTGTAATTATGGCTTTTTGTGGAGCAAAGG from Epinephelus lanceolatus isolate andai-2023 chromosome 11, ASM4190304v1, whole genome shotgun sequence includes these protein-coding regions:
- the emc6 gene encoding ER membrane protein complex subunit 6 — its product is MAGVVAKREGPQFISEVAVRGNAAVLDYCRTSVSALSGATAGILGLTGLYGFIFYFLASFLLSLLLILKAGRRWNKCFKSRRLLFTGGLVGGLFTYVLFWTFLYGMVHVY
- the shpk gene encoding sedoheptulokinase; the protein is MSAYILGVDVGTTSVKAVLLETGSRLVAATQALPTTSDIIDHSGLKAKEQDTGRIIDTLNRCMGLLPRDKLQHVRSIGVSGQMHGVLFWKAKSGCDWSKRDFFTARDTSQLITWQDGRCSSDFLSSLAKPDSHLSVATGFGCVTILWFMRHRPEFLEEYTAAGTIQDYVVSMLCGLDGCVMTPQNAASWGFFNTSTNQWNIDILKGAGFPLHLLPRCVPSGGLAGQTCSDWHGIPAGTPVGAALGDFQCSVYSCMSARTDAVLNISTSAQLTFAMPGDFKPPDSPQPACSISYFPYYDSYLAVAASLNGGNVLATFVGMLTAWMKELGVELSDSCLYEKLIGCALRQETTDLRVSPTILGERHDPLSLAQVTNISTTNLSLGHVTRALCRGIIDNITSMMPAELLQQAGVSRIVGSGSAIARNEVLRQEVEKAFPLPVVYGQDADSAVGVAMVLCDLMNES